The Leishmania mexicana MHOM/GT/2001/U1103 complete genome, chromosome 17 genomic interval TCCCACGTGCGTAAGTCGCACCGCAAGCCGAAGCGCACGTGGAACGTGTACGTGGGCCGCTCGCTGAAGGCGATCAACTCCCAGATGTCGATGTCGCACCGCACGATGAAGATCGTGAATTCGTACGTGAACGACGTGATGGAGCGCATCTGCACCGAGGCCGCGTCGATTGTTCGCGCGAACAAGAAGCTCACCCTGGGTGCGCGCGAGGTgcagacggcggtgcgcatTGTGCTGCCGGCGGAGCTCGCGAAGCACGCCATGGCTGAGGGCACAAAGGCCGTGTCGAAAATATCTCACTAGTGCGTTTTGTGTTGGGGCCACCCCTACACCGCTGCACAcgtgggcacacgcgcacgcgatCTGCATGGCTGTGTGCGTCTTGTGAGCTTTTTGGACCCGCCGCACACCGGGTGGCAGagtgaagaagaagcgcaaaGTGCCCACGATGGCGACCATGGCGGAACATGCAGGGGAGCCGGCGAGCACGAAAACGATTTGGCGGATGAGAGGGACACACATCTCGTGAACGTTTCTTTGAtgccactgcctcctcacAGGGCCATGCTGACGTGTtgcccccccttcccccttctctttctcatCTCCTGCTGATGGACGGAGCCCCTCCTTCCGTTGCTTTCCTTTTACTTGTCATCTTTTACGTCTCTTGTGCTTGTATTATCCACtcgacacacagacacacacgcacgcgcaacgACCATCGCTCAACCCACTGTGcgccggtgtgcgtgtgaagCGGTGTGCACGCAGGCGCCATGCCAGCGGGATGAACGTGGGGGTCTACGCGCTCCATGTGTGCTATGTCGTACGCAGCCGAAAAGGCAAGGAAGAAGGAGAATGGGCAACTCGACGGACAACAGCAGCGAGAGATCCCATCATGCTTGTAGCtgacgtgctgcgcggcaggCCACGGGATATCTCCTGAGCGGCAGCTGGGCTTGGCttggctgtgtgtgcgtgtgtctgcctgAGCCGACCCACATGATTCTGGTTagccgcacacgcatatACACTCGCTCGCACGAGCGCGTGGGCGTGAAGCAGCCACCACTGCACCGTGAGCAACAGACGCCGCATAGAGCGCAATGTCTACGCCTACGCTGACGCAACGCTGCAgtcgttgccgctgctggcgttcTCTGCTCATTCTGCTCTCTGCCCTTATCTCTTGCCTTTTCTCCTCAACTCGCGGCAGTttgtgcgcgcacacacacacacacatctgcgctgcctcgcgtCCATTTTCTGCACACCCACGTACTTGGTGATGGGCTTGACTTTACCCGCTTGTTTTTCCCATCCGtacacgtgcgtgcatgcacgggCGCCAAGTCCTCaccgctctctttctctctgcgaCTCGCGCCTCACATTTTcagtcccctcccctccccctctcctcgtcgtcttcgctgGCGTGCTCTTGCTGGCGCGAGGCggtgcacagcggcagcggcggactTGACGCGCCGCTGACTCGTTCCCTTTTGGTCTGCCACGCGGTTGCGGCTCTCTCAGGCAGAGCCTGCTTGgcgtgtgcctgtctgtgtgcgtgcgtgcgtgcgtgcatgcgtgggAGAGTGCGGGTACTtggagaggaggcgccgcacacgcacaggcacagcgcATGCGCATGGATGGGCGCATAGGCATgcacgtatatatatagagagagggacatCCTCACGtctacacacgcacacgtctgcAGACCCATACAGGACACCACGCAGTCGAGCACAGCGGTGAGCCATGAAGGTTCAGCAGTTGACCGTGGAGACCCTCGATAGTaatggggagaggggaacCTCGGCACCAGCAGTACAGATACTGGTTCCACCGCTCTTCAAGGGTGACGCCACTGTCTCGGGGGCTGCCACTGTTGCCAACCACAACGGTGGCTCCGCTACGAGGGCCTCATACTTGTCCATTTCTTCCTCTGTCAACGGTTCACAGTCTAGTTActtcggcggcagcagctctgcagtCTCGCCGGTGGCCTCGACAACGGTGACACAGGCCAATGTTGACACCCCCAGCAGCACATACGAGGCGGCCGTCTgtgcggagctgcagcggctgctgggGCGCTGCGAGCAGTCTTGGGCACACACAATGCGTATCCCACGTGTGATTCTGCGCAGCGTCGCTCTGGATCAGAactgcgccatcgccgtgaCGTGCGTCATGCTCATCATCTCCTGCATCCTGTACCCGATGACGCAGACGATCCTGTGCACCATACTGTTCTTTGTCCTCTACGGCctctgcgtgctgctgcaggcgtacCACTTTTGGGCTCGCGTGACGGAGATGAAGTACCGCACCGCCTCTGTGACCGGGGAGGTGCTGGTGCGATGGTGGCGCCGGGTGCAGGAgatgccgctgcgtcgcagcCAGACCgccgaggagcggcggcgcgtgttTATCGAGTCCTTCTCGCAGCTGCCGGCGAGCGCGTTCCGCATGGTGGCCGTCGTCGACGAGCGCACAGGTAGACTGAAGCACATCCATAAGAGCTTAATGGTGAAGATGTCGAAGCGGCTAGACGAGGTGACTCTGAAGGTGCGCCCTTACCTGGAGCCGACGAGCATCTGCAAGCTCGTCGACGTCATGCGCATCACCCTCGAGTGCGACGCGATTGTGCTGAAGCCGCTGACGGATCGTGCCCGaccaccgcggctgccgaaCCTGCTCCTATCCAACAAGCCCTTtgtggaggacgaggacacAACGGACAGTAGCGACCATGAGCGCGAGTCGCGCACGGTGCTGGGTGGTGGCAACACCATCACCGTGTCGCACCACATGGAGTACTTTGTCCACCGCGTCTTTCTGCTCGCCTGGGCAGCCGTGATGGTGCTGACCATCGGCACCGGCGTCGTGCTCTGCAAATTTGTACGGTTACCCCTCGGCGAGGGCGTCTTCCTGGATCCTGCCGTTGCGGCGCTGGGTCTGCTGCCCCTCAACGCCATTGTGCTCAACCGCGTACTCATCTTCTACGCCAACGTCTACCTCGACAAGCTTTTTCACTACATGCTGTCACGCCGCTCCTACGCGCTGGAGGATCGGCTGCcccgcttctccttctgGTCGACGCTGGTGACGATGGCGCGGGTGGTGTGCcgcatgccgccgccgaacgGGGGGCGTAACCCACTTGTCTTCTCCACTTCTCTTGTCGACGTCTTCGGCATGGcaacggtggtggcgatgttGGATCAGACGGGGATTGTGACGGACATGGTGCTTGTCCCTAAGCAGGTGTTCCTGCTGAAGTCCGacccgcaacagcagcagaagcagcagcagcagcagaactCTTCCAGCGGGGAAAGCGGTGACGATGATGATGGTGCGGCGACTGTGAAGGGGCCCTTcttgcagcgcagcgagcgcgacgcgcgtgagcgccaccgcgacaTGCACAAGCAGATCAAGCGCAAGAAGTATCAGGAGCGCCGGTTCCTGGAGCTGCGACTGATGCAGTCGACAAGGCAGGACCTGGCGGTCGAGTTCGTCGACGAGAAGGCGCGCCACAAGCACAACGGCCACCTCAAACCTCTCTGCCTCGCGATCCTTGTGCACGCCCTGGCACGAGAGCCGACGCAGCTCGCGACGTGGACGGAGTCGTTCCACTTCTGCGACCGCTCACTTCTGTGGGCGCGTGCAATGCACTGGATCCCGCGGGCGTGTGGCTTTCACGACAGAGTGGCACACAACTTCCTGATCATTGCGCGCATCTTCGTGATCAGCACGTCCACCGGGAGCGGGTACCGCGACACCTACCCAGAGCAGGCGTGCTCGTACCTCGTCGAGGGCAGCGATGGTGCGCTGCACCTCTTCACCATAGGTACACCGTATCTCGTGTGCCGCCACTCGACAACGCATTGGACAGGAACGACGATAGAGGAGTTTGACGCCCACGATAAGGCGGAGGTGGTTTACATGGGGAAGCACCAatgggaggagggcgcgACGCTagagacggtggcgctgtcgcacCGCATCTTGCCGGAGCGGTACCGCAGCTACGTCGCAACGCTACCGCGCCACGCGCATCATTACAACGAGTTTTTCTTTCGAAACGGCGTGGAGGTGAACAGCACGACAGCGAAGAGGGCGCAGATggagcggcggcatcgccgccagcagcacgcgaCCGCGAAAGCAGTTCGTAGTGAAGTCActgcaccgcagccgcagtccGCCAATTCACGGCAGGAACCGCGCGGGGAGAACGGGACCAGCAGGTGCCGCGCCATGCGACCCGACGGCGCAGGTGCTGATACCGACGACGGAGCCCCCAAACCGTCGGCGGCCACGCAGCGCGAGCGCACCGAGACGGCTGTACGCGCAGGGGACAGGGAGGTGGATGTACAGAAGGAATTAGGTGTGGTGGGTGCCAGCGATGGCAGCGCCATGGGCTctcacgacgacgacgactggGGCGGGGATAGGGGCATCGCGGTTCACGAGATCAACATTAGCGTCCGCGACGGGGCTCGGCAACGCCAGCCGTGCGGCACACCCCAGCGTCGCTGCCAGTCTGCACCGCCGGTGCGCAGCACGCAACCGGCGAACGTGAAGCCGCCGCGCAATCGCTCCTTTGGCGCCGTTCCGACCGACGCCGTGGGTGACATCGAGGGGGATGACTGCATCACTATCGACACCTTCATCTGGCTCATGGCGACCACGTCCCACACGTTCCTTGGGCTGATCGGGTTGCAGGACTCGGTGCGCCCCAACGTCCAGAGCACCATGAGCTTGCTGGATGAGTCGGGTGTGCGCTGCATGTACTTCTGCGCCGGCACGGAGCGCCAGACGAAGAGCTTCGGGAGCCGGGTCGGCCTGGATACAGACTGGAACTGCTGCATCTCGCTAAAGGAggacgccgtcgcgctggACCCGCACAGCATTCGCGCTCAGCTACCGTTCGGCATCAAGTCGATCCGCAAGCACATCCTGCATGTCGACCCGATTCCGCTTCAGGTGAGCCTATTCTCGCACGCCCTCGGAGTGTCGAAGCGGGCGATGCTGTCTGTGCTGCAGGACAACCACGAGGTCGTCGTCGCGGTCGGCTCGGTGTTCAACCACAGTAACGTGCGCAGTTTCGTACAGGCGGACTTGTCGATCGGCGTACTCCCAACCAGACGCGGTATCAACGCGGATAAGGAGGGCGCGCTGAAGCACACCCGCGTCGTGGAGCCGTCCGACTTTGCGGCGACGAACAGCCTCAACCGCGATATCCCGCTCTACCGCAACGTGGCGGAGCTGATCGgttgcagctgctccctgcGGGCGCCGCCAACGACGTCCATCTTGCCGATTGTCGCCATGATGATCCGTCAGGCACGCCTGCGGCTCAGCGGCATCAGCAACGGCGCCGAGTTCGTCAT includes:
- a CDS encoding histone H2B, which codes for MASSRKASHVRKSHRKPKRTWNVYVGRSLKAINSQMSMSHRTMKIVNSYVNDVMERICTEAASIVRANKKLTLGAREVQTAVRIVLPAELAKHAMAEGTKAVSKISH